One window of Corynebacterium sp. P3-F1 genomic DNA carries:
- a CDS encoding AzlC family ABC transporter permease: protein MGEEIRAALKDLWVVGLGLIPLGLAFGLVMTQAGFAWWWTPIFSVVIYAGSMEFLAVQLVTAGVGPMSAAVTGFMVNFRHIFYGLTFPRHRISSLLGRAYSTYALTDETYAVISSLPPSTRASLSGTRILTVQIVCQLLWVLPGIAGALLGVVIPPEVKGMDFALTALFVVLAYESFTSNKDFSLPLTATAIAVVVAVLAPSWVLMVALTAYFLVLLLRYALPGVDRALELRPHADPHAQPGGSREG, encoded by the coding sequence ATGGGTGAGGAGATCCGCGCCGCGTTGAAGGACCTCTGGGTTGTCGGCCTGGGTCTCATTCCCCTCGGCCTGGCGTTCGGCCTGGTCATGACACAGGCAGGTTTCGCCTGGTGGTGGACCCCCATCTTCTCGGTGGTGATTTACGCCGGCTCGATGGAATTCCTTGCGGTTCAGCTCGTCACCGCGGGTGTCGGCCCCATGTCCGCCGCTGTCACCGGGTTCATGGTGAATTTCCGCCACATCTTCTACGGGCTCACATTCCCCCGCCACCGCATTTCGTCACTGCTCGGACGCGCGTATTCCACATACGCGCTCACCGACGAAACCTACGCCGTCATCTCCTCCCTCCCCCCGTCCACCCGCGCCAGCCTGTCCGGCACACGCATCCTTACCGTGCAGATCGTCTGCCAGCTTCTGTGGGTCCTTCCCGGAATCGCTGGCGCGCTTCTGGGGGTGGTCATCCCGCCGGAGGTCAAAGGCATGGACTTCGCCCTCACCGCCCTCTTCGTGGTGCTCGCCTACGAGTCCTTCACCTCGAACAAGGATTTCTCCCTGCCCCTGACCGCCACAGCCATCGCCGTGGTCGTCGCCGTGCTCGCCCCCAGCTGGGTCCTCATGGTCGCGCTGACCGCCTACTTCCTCGTCCTTCTCCTGCGCTACGCACTCCCGGGTGTCGACCGCGCCCTGGAGCTCCGCCCGCACGCAGACCCCCACGCCCAGCCCGGCGGGAGCCGT